From Plasmodium falciparum 3D7 genome assembly, chromosome: 9, one genomic window encodes:
- a CDS encoding ubiquitin-like protein, putative yields MAEERNTIKIKIKSINNEEYELNVKDDMNIEELKSIIAEKRNVNINDIRLIYQGQCLLNEKKLYDYNIQNDHIIHLVVRKKDNNTNNNNNNSNNNAEHVNDNMNNNRTYEHVNEPLNFNFIPNMNQPNNGNQANNNNIPNSSSIPFYFTHMRLSRNDNMENDLMGQNNICSLLNDIMSQVNINPNFIYGAAAAAATSAANAHENIFTNMMNQNMTDMNMNSNQRRENTGEKNNTTTTNNNNNNNNNNNNSGYNNNNSGYNNNNSGHYNIYEEEKNQHKQNTETSLNKDNRGSSNSTSNFIQNGKKDNKQRNVKEEEILEEEKSTNQRDYYKDNKNDTKIYDEEQDDKHKDNFHNKNSVDLHRNKYERDDTKYESDEKKYKSDEKKLENYDEKENLEKKQKRKNKVNDKKIYQKNEIRAKHEYNSNNSGSSSDGKKSNSSYSALYTSNNEEEQEDEDEDENEDEDENEDEDENEDEDEEDVENEQNKKYNDLKKKKKIKITNKHKKKKYYDSNSSISPNEDAYVERIRRDDRFRNEYDNLLEPNFHYPYMYNMNPMNHVNNMNMVGPYQAPHKFVHNNNFSKYTYPFIGAPTIIKDLKNERNKKKKSKHIYQRDDVSEICDNEKDIKLEDYLKSKEMKKKKKDEKKSKEKNENKKKDNIKDNMKNKKHREHFMKNIYNNNTVDLNNSNNIYNPNIATSKNIVDMSNLIKNSNECYSGGIEDSYFSKNNYANIVPFNDIERNNQLIRNDSLRRNSRIVFNDENIEDGDYLSSENSVSANMRSIQMTSNNRRNSAIRRSHMKCLNDVNDSEYNNVEINIPWRVIEQLLLLLEEETGYRRPDLSSYIHSYYNSNSIYVFFYLFVHINNIINSIIIQFNHANILNNDITMASFSRISLILSLASVIFSRLSNFFYVFYDNFYYQNFTNSYNRYPGSINHEFLRQIRNLYFSNNNNNRMHNNMNTNFYSYNNDPIYRNNNMHGMNQPINNNNNYYYPNQFFRNSTYHNSTSNMNINADMYGSTNNVNNNANRNNYYPLPYDIRNSANRTNLQQEFEDYYKNFLPYVSDNKNMILRRDYSVSHKEGGNNYHINGKEDNYRSSRAHKLSNHDNYMERYKTRGKQSMHDNINENDHNNEYNNNNNNNNNEYDNNNNNPFVQLDKQGGKRLSHKSHKKTNDDNDKDKKKKNHHKKKSSNENNLFKDTNSYKSKSASHSFSDATSSHQEKQEKKNNLHNENASNKLNENTGNDADHIQNEDNKMSSQNNEIINNNKNDTNVEEKGNVNDDFVNDNFIYYDSNIDDIYDKSDEEKERQLQKGENNKGYVVEPDDDDDYDNNNDNNNNDNNNNNNMNSYEERQNTPINAGLNIVNNIINNQYDNVNIIENQSDISQPPMPNINFSSLLNSVQNHMANNDINEEQPNDKFEGVPDEVKERYTNWVENSHIFSGQMIKICRNKRPLSNAYVGSNASKDNISYSNFLPFLWKKNMSSLNVEYDLEITDELLNAFDFHVLEFIKKSIKNNEDYKSEKFKYPNLSLCEELFEEMEQNKDN; encoded by the exons atggCCGAAGAAAGGAATacaataaagataaaaataaaaagcatAAACAATGAAGAATATGAACTAAATGTAAAAGATGATATGAATatagaagaattaaaaagtaTAATTGCTGAAAAGAGAAATGTTAATATAAACGATATAAGATTAATATATCAAGGACAAtgtttattaaatgaaaaaaaattatatgattataatatacagAATGatcatataatacatttagtTGTTAgaaaaaaggataataatacaaacaataataataataatagtaataataatgcaGAACAtgttaatgataatatgaacaataatagGACTTATGAACATGTGAATGAACcattaaattttaattttataccTAATATGAATCAGCCAAATAATGGAAACCaagcaaataataataatataccaaACAGTTCATCTAtaccattttattttacGCATATGAGATTATCAAGAAATGATAATATGGAAAATGATTTGATGggacaaaataatatatgctcattattaaatgatataatgaGTCAAGTTAATATAAACccaaattttatttatggaGCAGCAGCTGCTGCAGCTACTAGTGCAGCAAATGCacatgaaaatatatttactaaTATGATGAACCAGAATATGACAGATATGAATATGAATTCTAATCAGAGAAGGGAAAACACCGGAGAAAAGAACAATACAACAAcaactaataataataataataataataataataataataatagtggttataataataataatagtggttataataataataatagtggtcattataatatttatgaagaagaaaagaacCAACATAAACAAAATACAGAAACTTCACTAAACAAAGACAATCGTGGAAGTAGTAATAGTACATCCAATTTTATTCAAAACGGAAAGAAAGATAATAAACAAAGAAAtgtaaaagaagaagaaattctagaagaagaaaaatctACCAATCAACGAGATTATTATAAAGATAACAAAAACGATACAAAAATTTATGATGAAGAACAAGATGATAAACACAAAGATAATTTCCATAATAAGAACTCTGTTGACCTACATAGAAACAAATATGAGAGAGATGATACAAAATATGAGagtgatgaaaaaaaatataaaagtgatgagaaaaaattagaaaattatgatgaaaaagaaaatttagaaaaaaaacaaaaaagaaaaaataaagttaatgataaaaaaatatatcaaaaaaatgaaatacgTGCAAAACATGAATACAATTCGAATAATTCTGGAAGTAGTTCAGATGGGAAAAAATCAAATAGTTCATATTCAGCTTTGTATACTAGTAATAATGAAGAGGAACAGGAAGATGAAGATGAAGATGAAAATGAAGATGAAGATGAAAATGAAGATGAAGATGAAAATGAAGATGAAGATGAGGAAGATGtagaaaatgaacaaaataaaaaatataatgatctgaaaaaaaaaaaaaaaataaaaatcacaaataaacataaaaagaaaaaatattatgattcCAATAGTAGCATATCTCCTAATGAAGATGCTTATGTTGAAAGAATTAGAAGAGATGATCGATTCAGAAATGaatatgataatttattagaaccaaattttcattatccatatatgtataatatgaaCCCAATGAATcatgtaaataatatgaatatggTAGGTCCATATCAAGCACCACATAAATTcgttcataataataatttcagCAAATATACGTATCCATTCATAGGAGCTCctacaataataaaagacTTGAAGAATGAAAggaataaaaagaagaaaagtaAACATATTTATCAAAGAGATGACGTCAGCGAAATATGTGATAATGAGAAAGATATTAAATTAGAggattatttaaaaagtaaagagatgaaaaaaaagaaaaaagatgaaaaaaaaagcaaagagaaaaatgaaaacaaaaaaaaagataatatcaaagataatatgaaaaataaaaaacatagagaacattttatgaaaaatatatacaataacaATACAGTAGATcttaataatagtaataatatatataatccaaATATAGCTACATCAAAAAATATTGTGGATATGtcgaatttaataaaaaattcgaATGAATGTTATTCTGGAGGTATAGAGGATAgctatttttcaaaaaataattatgctAATATCGTACCATTTAATGATATAGAAAGAAATAACCAATTGATTAGAAACGATTCATTAAGAAGAAATTCAAGAATTGTttttaatgatgaaaatatagaAGATGGAGATTATTTATCATCAGAAAACTCAGTGTCTGCAAATATGAGATCTATACAAATGACTAGTAATAATAGAAGAAATAGTGCTATAAGAAGAAGTCATATGAAATGTTTAAATGATGTTAATGATTCTGAATATAACAATgttgaaataaatattccTTGGAGAGTTATagaacaattattattattattagaagaAGAAACAGGATATAGAAGACCAGatttatcatcatatatacattCCTATTATAATTCTAAttctatatatgtatttttttatttgtttgtgcatattaataatataattaatagtaTTATAATACAATTTAATCATGCAAATATacttaataatgatataactATGGCATCTTTTTCGAGAATTAGTTTAATTTTATCCTTAGCATCGGTTATATTTTCTAGATTATCAAATTTTTTCTAtgttttttatgataatttctattatcaaaattttaCGAATTCATATAATAGATATCCAGGATCTATAAATCATGAATTCTTGAGACAAATAAGaaatttgtatttttctaataacaacaataatcgtatgcataataatatgaatactaatttttatagttataataatgatcctatatatagaaataataatatgcatGGTATGAATCAacctattaataataataataattattattatcctaATCAATTTTTTAGAAATAGCACATATCATAATAGTACtagtaatatgaatataaatgcTGATATGTATGGTAGTAcaaataatgttaataataatgcgaatcgaaataattattatcctcTACCATATGATATAAGAAATAGTGCGAATCGTACCAACTTACAACAAGAATTTGaagattattataaaaactttTTACCATACGTTtctgataataaaaatatgatccTTAGAAGAGATTATTCAGTAAGTCACAAAGAAGGAggaaataattatcatatcaATGGAAAAGAAGATAATTATAGAAGTAGTAGAGCTCACAAATTATCAAATcatgataattatatggaAAGATATAAAACACGAGGTAAACAAAGTATGCATGATAACATCAATGAAAATGATCACAacaatgaatataataataataataataataataataatgaatatgataataataataataacccTTTTGTGCAGTTAGATAAACAAGGAGGAAAACGTTTATCACATAAAAGccataaaaaaacaaatgatgataatgataaagacaaaaaaaaaaaaaatcatcataaaaaaaaaagttcaaatgaaaataatttatttaaagataCTAATTCTTATAAAAGTAAAAGTGCAAGCCATAGTTTTAGTGATGCAACAAGTAGTCATCAagaaaaacaagaaaaaaagaataatctGCATAATGAAAATGcatcaaataaattaaacGAAAATACAGGTAATGATGCAGATCatatacaaaatgaagataataaaatgtcTAGTCAAAATAAcgaaataattaataataataaaaatgatacaaATGTTGAAGAGAAAGGAAATGTAAATGATGACTTTGTAAATGataatttcatttattatgataGTAATAtagatgatatatatgacaaatctgatgaagaaaaagaaagacaATTACAAAAAGGAGAAAATAACAAAGGTTATGTAGTAGAACCcgacgatgatgatgattatgataataataatgataataataataatgataataataataataataatatgaatagttATGAAGAAAGACAAAACACACCTATTAATGCAGGCTTAAATAtagtaaataatattataaataatcaatatgataatgtaaatattattgaAAATCAAAGTGACATATCTCAACCCCCTATGccaaatattaatttttcaagCCTTTTGAATAGTGTACAAAACCATATGGCTAATAATGACATTAATGAGGAGCAGCCAAATGATAAg TTTGAAGGAGTTCCCGATGAAGTAAAAGAGAGATACACAAACTGGGTTGAGAATTCTCACATTTTTTCGGGAcag atgataaaaatttgtAGGAACAAGAGGCCATTGAGCAATGCATACGTTGGAAGTAATGCTTCAAAGGATAATATATCGTATAGTAATTTCTTACCCTttttatggaaaaaaaatatgagtTCATTAAATGTTGAATATGATTTGGAAATAACTGATGAATTATTAAATGCCTTTGATTTTCACGTACttgaatttataaaaaaatctaTTAAGAATAATGAAGATTATAAAAGTGAGAAATTTAAATATCCAAATCTTTCTCTTTGTGAAGAATTATTTGAAGAAATGGAACAAAATAAGGACAACTGA
- a CDS encoding S-adenosylmethionine synthetase, translating into MSQLKIKRGNFLFTSESVNEGHPDKICDQISDAILDSCLREDPYSKVACEVCAKKNYIFIFGEITTKAKVNYDKVTRDVLKHIGYDDESKGLDYKTAEIKVSIDEQSPDIAQCVHENRSPELIGAGDQGIMFGYATDETENYMPLTHHYATLLGKRLTEVRKLGILPYLGPDGKTQITIEYKNKGSCGGHLEPLRVHTVLISTQHAEDIKYEQLKTDLMENVIKYVIPEKLLDNETLYYLNPSGKFVLGGPAADAGLTGRKIICDTYGGWGAHGGGAFSGKDASKVDRSAAYYLRFIAKSLVANKFCRRVLVQASYSIGIANPISLNVNSYGTVSTGYTDYDLEQIILRNFDLRPGFIIQELKLTEPVFSKTSAYGHFGREGDTFTWEKIKDLSHEKNALKN; encoded by the coding sequence atgagtcAGTTGAAAATTAAAAGAGGAAACTTTTTATTCACATCTGAATCAGTGAATGAAGGACACCCAGATAAAATATGTGACCAGATATCTGATGCTATTTTAGATAGTTGTTTACGTGAGGATCCATATAGCAAGGTTGCATGTGAAGTATGTgctaaaaagaattatatttttatatttggaGAAATAACTACAAAGGCTAAGGTAAATTATGACAAAGTTACACGAGACGTATTAAAACACATTggttatgatgatgaaagtAAAGGTTTAGATTACAAAACGGCAGAGATAAAAGTATCTATAGATGAACAATCTCCTGATATAGCTCAATGTGTACATGAAAATAGGTCACCAGAATTAATAGGAGCAGGAGATCAAGGAATTATGTTTGGTTATGCTACTGATGAAACTGAGAATTATATGCCTTTAACACATCATTATGCTACCTTATTAGGTAAGAGGTTAACTGAAGTTAGGAAATTAGGTATCTTACCTTATTTAGGACCTGATGGTAAAACACAAATAACTATAGAATATAAGAATAAGGGTAGTTGTGGTGGACATTTGGAACCTTTACGTGTTCATACTGTTCTTATTTCAACTCAACATGCtgaagatataaaatatgaacaattaaAAACTGATTTGATGGAAAATGTTATCAAATATGTTATTCCAGAAAAATTACTAGATAATGAAAccttatattatttgaaccCATCTGGAAAATTTGTTCTTGGAGGACCAGCAGCAGATGCAGGTTTAACaggaagaaaaattatttgtgATACCTATGGTGGATGGGGAGCTCATGGTGGTGGTGCCTTTTCAGGAAAAGATGCATCAAAAGTCGATCGTTCAGCAGCTTATTATTTACGTTTTATAGCCAAATCACTAGTTGCTAACAAATTTTGTAGACGTGTCTTAGTACAAGCTTCTTATTCCATAGGTATTGCTAACCCCATATCACTTAATGTTAATTCTTATGGTACCGTAAGCACAGGATATACAGATTATGATTTAGAACAAATCATTTTGAGAAATTTTGATCTTAGACCAGGTTTTATTATTCAAGAATTAAAATTAACAGAACCGGTTTTCTCAAAAACATCTGCTTATGGACATTTTGGAAGAGAAGGAGATACGTTCACGtgggaaaaaattaaagatttATCTCACGAAAAAAAtgcattaaaaaattaa
- a CDS encoding para-aminobenzoic acid synthetase has protein sequence MKSSVVSLFIDFYDSYSYNIVHYLTKVNKEKPIVVKADDICYDDFMKYYYDKIDNIVISPGYGNPMLNDKKDKFVIELLKNEINIPILGVCYGHQLICYFYGNKIEKVKNMFHGNTNIIHISRNDENKYCELFNNIEDNFKAVCYNSLKVNHRDFNKNILNITCYSNYLDEYIIMGVQHKYLPYYTVQYHPESVESEYSDTFFENFRNITLKYNENKKRNLLKILKDDINKTTISISRNICSPYKWKIKIIKVVGIKNNLCMISYDIFKNIFFGKRKENISFWLDSNNEILYQIKNNKSQKISNDNNTSLQYDHADLITNTRFSYMGNLDGILGDIIEYYIDGKDNISANTLLLNLRKRRKEKYDINNKSDKSNEYNIYDIHYMSKENNCLVKYMNENVEYFKKQMIIDYQYIDLHNLINNKNELEKKNIVYTNQDIESDTYINQHKYNNICEKQENKNKNKFLNNHCDKYIFLNGATEHNDFINNKTSCLMGYFGFFNYEYKYETIKNLYNTKCKQIEQEEIFPVSVFVRPQNMMALDMYKNNIYLISLEPEEESFKRYLTQGEKISEDKFSYVDMKKNNQHNNLTNIPYEYHIKDLDTFKDIQNYNKEWTYNTLDALINIEKTYENDYILNEEKYNINNIYNNKNNSLNTNKEPSRISFNSIVQKEQYIENVRKCKKYIEDGFSYELCLTTQFISKNFVDINMEYLDLYNYIRNINKVSYSCFINYKRILYKEQNDNKKEISFLLKEKDNMQYLGEIQFHILSFSPEEFLRKNKDNYMYSKPIKGTCKRGKTKEEDDILKENLFNNKKERAENLMILDLTTNDFNRICDINTVQVSKLFHIESYKFVHQMVSEITGKIKKGNNFSDAILNIFPGGSMTGSPKYISMSILQEIEIVPRGIYSGCIGFLTFEGNFIFNIVIRTIIIKKNMISIGAGGAITIKSNEEDEYNEMILKFMSIAKPISLFLKEYHNTDVEYIF, from the exons atgaagtCCAGTGTTGTGAGCTTATTCATTGATTTTTATGATTCTTATTCCTATAACATCGTACATTATTTGACTAAagtaaataaagaaaaaccCATTGTTGTTAAAGCAGACGATATATGTTATGACGATTTTATGAAATActattatgataaaatagataatattgttatatctCCAGGGTATGGTAACCCTATGTTAAATGATAAGAAGGATAAATTTGTTATAGAATTATTAaagaatgaaataaatattccAATATTAGGTGTGTGTTATGGTCATCAATTAATATGTTACTTTTATGGAAATAAAATAGagaaagtaaaaaatatgtttcatggaaatacaaatataatacatataagtAGAAATGATGAGAATAAATATTGcgaattatttaataatatagaagatAATTTTAAGGCTGTATGCTATAATTCTTTAAAAGTAAATCATAgagattttaataaaaatattttaaatataacatgTTATTCTAATTATTtagatgaatatataattatgggAGTacaacataaatatttaccCTATTATACGGTACAATATCATCCAGAATCCGTCGAGAGTGAATACAGTGATACATTTTTTGAGAATTTTAGAAATAttacattaaaatataatgaaaataaaaaaagaaatttattaaaaatattaaaagatgatataaataaaacaaccATATCTATTTCCAGAAACATATGCAGCCCATACaaatggaaaataaaaattattaaagttgtaggtataaaaaataatttatgtatGATTTCGtatgatatttttaaaaatattttttttggaaaacgtaaagaaaatatatctttttggttagatagtaataatgaaattttatatcaaattaaaaataacaaatctCAAAAAATATCAAACGATAATAATACGTCCTTACAATATGATCATGCTGATTTGATAACAAATACCAGATTTTCATATATGGGTAATCTCGATGGGATATTAGGTGATATtattgaatattatatagatggaaaagataatatatctGCAAACACCTTACTTCTTAATTTAAGGAAAAgaagaaaggaaaaatatgacataaataataaatctgATAAAtctaatgaatataatatatatgatatacattatatgagtaaagaaaataattgccttgttaaatatatgaatgaaaatgttgaatattttaaaaaacaaatgatCATAGATTATCAATATATAGATcttcataatttaataaataataaaaatgaacttgaaaaaaagaacataGTATATACCAACCAAGATATAGAATcggatacatatataaatcaacataaatataataatatatgtgaaaaacaagaaaataaaaacaagaacaaatttttaaataatcattgtgataaatatatatttctaaatgGTGCAACAGAACATaatgattttattaataataagacGTCTTGTTTAATGGGATACTTTGGATTTTTCAATTATGagtataaatatgaaactataaaaaatttatataatactaaATGTAAACAAATAGAACAAGAAGAAATATTTCCTGTTTCTGTTTTTGTACGTCCTCAAAATATGATGGCTTTggatatgtataaaaataatatttatttaatttcgTTAGAACCAGAAGAAGAATCTTTTAAGAGATACTTAACACAGGGTGAAAAAATAAGTGAGGACAAATTTTCATATGttgatatgaaaaaaaataatcaacaTAATAATTTGACAAATATTCCATATGAATATCATATAAAGGACTTAGATACCTTTAAGGatatacaaaattataataaagaatggACGTATAATACCTTAGATGCTCTTATTAATATCGAAAAAACATATGagaatgattatatattaaatgaagaaaaatacaatataaataatatatataataataaaaataattcgtTAAATACAAACAAAGAGCCAAGTAGAATATCCTTTAATTCGATTGTACAAAAAGAAcaatatattgaaaatgttagaaaatgtaaaaaatatattgaagaTGGTTTTTCCTATGAACTGTGTTTAACTACACAATTTATCTCAAAGAACTTTGTAGATATCAACATGGAATATttagatttatataattatattagaaatataaataaagttTCATATAGttgttttattaattataaaagaattttatataaagaacaaaatgataataaaaaagaaatatcctttttattaaaggaaaaagataatatgCAATATCTAGGTGAAATACAATTCCATATTTTAAGTTTTAGTCCTGAAGAATTcctaagaaaaaataaagataactATATGTATAGTAAACCTATTAAAGGTACATGTAAAAGaggaaaaacaaaagaagaagatgatatactaaaagaaaatttatttaataataaaaaagaaagagcAGAAAATTTAATGATATTAGATCTAACTACAAATGATTTTAATAGGATATGTGATATAAATACTGTACAAGTTTCtaaattatttcatattgaatcatataaatttgttCATCAAATGGTTTCAGAGATAACcgggaaaataaaaaaagggaaCAATTTCTCTGATGctatattgaatatattcCCTGGGGGCTCCATGACTGGTTCTCCAAAGTATATATCTATGTCGATTTTGCAAGA aATTGAAATAGTGCCTAGGGGGATTTACTCAGGTTGTATAGGTTTTCTTACATTTGAAggaaattttatttttaatatagttATAaggacaataataataaaaaagaatatg ATTTCAATTGGCGCTGGGGGCGCTATAACAATTAAAAGtaatgaagaagatgaatataatgaaatgattttaaaatttatgagCATAGCAAAACCGATAAg ttTGTTTTTAAAGGAATATCATAACACTGACgtggaatatatattttaa
- a CDS encoding phosphoglycerate kinase, whose product MLGNKLSISDLKDIKNKKVLVRVDFNVPIENGIIKDTNRITATLPTINHLKKEGASKIILISHCGRPDGLRNEKYTLKPVAETLKGLLGEEVLFLNDCVGKEVEDKINAAKENSVILLENLRFHIEEEGKGVDANGNKVKANKEDVEKFQNDLTKLADVFINDAFGTAHRAHSSMVGVKLNVKASGFLMKKELEYFSKALENPQRPLLAILGGAKVSDKIQLIKNLLDKVDRMIIGGGMAYTFKKVLNNMKIGTSLFDEAGSKIVGEIMEKAKAKNVQIFLPVDFKIADNFDNNANTKFVTDEEGIPDNWMGLDAGPKSIENYKDVILTSKTVIWNGPQGVFEMPNFAKGSIECLNLVVEVTKKGAITIVGGGDTASLVEQQNKKNEISHVSTGGGASLELLEGKELPGVLALSNK is encoded by the coding sequence ATGTTAGGCAACAAATTAAGCATTAGTGACCTAAAGGATATTAAGAACAAGAAGGTTTTAGTAAGAGTTGATTTTAATGTACCTATTGAAAATGGAATAATTAAAGATACGAACAGAATTACTGCTACATTACCCACAATTAACCATTTAAAGAAAGAAGGAGcttcaaaaattatattaatatcccATTGTGGTAGACCAGATGGTTTAAGAAATGAGAAATATACCTTAAAGCCAGTAGCTGAAACTTTAAAAGGATTATTAGGAGAAgaagtattatttttaaatgattGTGTAGGTAAAGAAGTtgaagataaaataaatgctGCTAAAGAAAATTCAGTAATTCTCTTAGAAAATTTAAGATTTCATATTGAAGAAGAAGGTAAAGGTGTTGATGCTAATGGAAACAAAGTAAAAGCAAATAAAGAAGATGTTGAGAAGTTCCAAAATGATTTAACAAAATTAGCTGATGTTTTTATTAATGATGCTTTCGGTACTGCTCATCGTGCTCATAGTAGTATGGTAGGTGTTAAATTAAATGTTAAAGCTTCAGGATTcttaatgaaaaaagaattagAATATTTTAGTAAAGCCTTAGAAAACCCACAAAGACCACTACTAGCCATTTTAGGTGGTGCTAAAGTATCAGATAAAATTCAGTTAATCAAAAATTTATTAGATAAAGTTGATCGTATGATTATTGGAGGTGGTATGGCTTATACTTTTAAAAAAGTCTTAAACAATATGAAAATTGGTACCTCTCTTTTTGATGAAGCAGGTAGTAAAATTGTTGGAGAAATTATGGAAAAGGCAAAAGCTAAAAAtgttcaaatatttttaccTGTAGATTTTAAAATTGCAGataattttgataataatgCTAATACCAAATTCGTTACTGATGAAGAAGGTATCCCAGATAATTGGATGGGTCTTGATGCTGGTCCAAAAAGTattgaaaattataaagatgTTATTTTAACATCAAAAACTGTTATTTGGAACGGACCACAAGGTGTTTTCGAAATGCCAAACTTTGCAAAAGGTAGTATCGAATGTCTCAATTTAGTTGTTGAAGTTACCAAAAAAGGAGCTATCACCATTGTTGGAGGTGGAGATACAGCTTCATTAGTTGAACaacaaaataagaaaaacGAAATTAGTCATGTATCTACAGGTGGAGGAGCCTCACTTGAACTTTTAGAAGGAAAAGAATTACCAGGTGTATTAGCACTttcaaacaaataa